The Neurospora crassa OR74A linkage group I, whole genome shotgun sequence genome segment TTTCCGCTTAGGGATAAACCGTTCGATACTCCTGAGAGGCATCGTAGCTCTCAACATGGCCTTGGCGAGATCTGTTTGTCCGTTCCAGACGAGCTCGAGGAATGACTCCCACAATGCGCCAGAGTCCCTGTTTACGGCATCTTGAACAGGCTTTTCCTTAACGAAAGCGTCCCACTCCATCAACGTCGCCTTCGCGTCCAATGCCAGGGCAGACTGTATGATAGCTATAGCAGCCTGTGAGAGGCCAACGTTGTACTTGTCCGCGGCCTTGAGCCTGGTCGCGTCAATGATGACTTCCTTGTACTGAATCACTCTGTTGAGTAACTGGTTGACCATAATAAGAGACGTTCCTGTATCAAAGGATGGAAGGCTGAGGTAGCCGTCCAAGCATTCTCTCAAGGTCACCAGACCAGCAAGGATGCAAGTGGCCTTCGCTTCTGGGGCTGCGCCTGCGTCGACCCGGAGAGTTTCGAACAGATGCCGAAGAAGAGTCTCGCAAACGTCTGACCGCCGCGCTGAGGGAAGGGAACGGATAAAGGCCCTGACCCATTCTGCCAACGCTGGTATTAGTTGACCGTTGTTTTCCTGGTCCTCGACCATCATGTCCGGCTCAAGAGACTGGTTTAAAAAGGGCCGAAAAGCCGGGCTCTTGAAGATTTCCTCCACAATCATACTCGGAGTGACTTGGTCATAGGCGTCCCAGAAAGCCTTTGACGAACGCTCCATTAGCGTACGAAGTGCTTTCAGTATCATGCTCAAAGCAGGGACGTTATTGGTGCCGAGGTTTTCGAGAGCAAGGAAGTAGACATTCGGTTGTACTTCCATACCGCGGAGGTTTTCCAAAATACTCTTTTCGCTCATAGCTCGCAAAATGAGGAGGAATCCGCTCCAAAAGCGACACAGCCGCGCCGGGGGCTGTATCCCCCTATGGCCGAGTATATGGGACTTGAGGCCGCTTCTGACAGCCCATTCCCACTCCTCATCGGTGAGGCTTTCCGGCAGCATCCGTTGCCATTGTGCCTCTGCAAACGCCCTGTGCACCGGATACTCTTCGAAAAGGAAGTATGTCATGGTCGGAATTGCGCCTCCCACCATCTTCAGCGGCTTCTTAGGCTGGACATGTTCGAATACGTAATTGAATATCTCTAGGTTTGCTTTGTTGGTGTTCAAGTATGCCATGCAGCAGAGCGATTCGAACAAGGCGAGACACGGCCAAAGTTCGATTCTAACGAGCTTCGTAGTCGGCATGGGACCGTCCCTCTCAAGGATGAATTTGGCTCTCTTGAGGCCGCGCGTGATGCGCTCTTCATCGAAGGCTTCGAGGTTTTTCTGTAGATTCCGCAAGAGCTCGGCGTTGTCTCGGGAAGTGTATCTGTAAATCGGATTAGCTGGGGTCACCAGGCCTACGGTGGACCAAGTAGGTTTTTGCGAATACGCACTGATCAATGGCTCTGATGAATTGCTGGCGTGTCCTATGCCATGTCCTGGCACATTGGTCACATTTTGTGAGAAAGAAGTTGACACGCTCTTTCCACTCGTTGATCCATTTACCAGCCTCTGGCATCACCAACAGAAGCGAAAGGCCGTAGGTAATTCTACGTCTCTCGAACCCGTCAGCGATTCGCTTTTGCTTTTCTGCCACCGTTGTTCCGTTCGCATCGGGGAGGTCTGGCAACGCGTAGTCCGtatcgtcatcgtcgctgAGCAAAGGGCAAATTGGATGTGCGTCTGGAGGAAACTCTTCAAAGGCTTGATGCATCTCCATCATAGCCATCTGAACGTCCGCGGTCCCCAGCTCTGGGTATTCCATTTTGTCTGACATCTCGGCGGTCGATTCAAGAACGTGATGGCTTCTGGTGGTTGTCTAGGCTGACGGAGCTTGGAGGGCGAAGTGGGTTGCGCTTCGATGGTCGCAAGAAGCAACCTTCAGCGCAAAGCAGACGGAATGGTTTAGAGAAGCCTTTGCATCGACAAGAAGCTTTCGAGGTGAGCGACAGATATGCTAGAGGAACAACTTGTGCGGCAAAAGAATGACAAGAATAGTTGAAGCAAGATGCTCCAGGCAACCGAGGACGAGCAGTGATGCTTTGTCGGAGGGCAAAGGCCGAGATGGCGATGGATGTGCGGGTATCGCTTGCACCCACAGACAAAGGGTTGGAGGAAAATTGTATACCAATAGGACAGAAGAGAAATCCGCGCTCGTGGGGTTTTATGTTCCAGGCCAGTGAAGGAGTCTGACTCCGTTCTTCTTTCACCAAGCAATCGGTGAAGGTTCTCCTGTTGTATGTTGGAGTTGACGGTGCGGCTGTCAGACGGGAGCTTCCTCTGACATGCCAGAGCCAGCGTCCACAGTGCCTgggaaaggaagaggaatGGACGCTGTAACGAAACCTAGGTTCTGTTGTTGCGCGTCAATCCAGAAGGAACCGCGTCAGACCTAAAGTGCGTGGGGCCGCTAAAAGTTGCAGGGGGGGCAGAGGGGCGCGGCAGGCAGGTCCGATGGTCAGAAACAGGCAGCTGCTCAGCAGCTGTTGCCAGTAGCCAGATGGAGAGCTCCTACATACTTGTATATCATGGTACGGATTCGCCCAACTCCCCATCTCTTCCATGAATCACCAATCTTCGAACATTGAGGTCAAAAGGCCTAGGGAGCTTTCATCCGTCACAACAGTATCAAGAGGGTCTCAAGTTATGGCGGGCCAAAGAGTCAGACTGGAAATTATTGCTTTTGGAAAGAAACCAACTACTTCCAAATCGACTCTTTCCGGCGTTCCCTGTCTATCCATCTCCATGGTCTCCTCCCTTCCCCCGGTCCAGCAGGTGTTCCAACGGGCATTCGGGTGCCTCCCTCCACTCCTTCGTACCAGGCCTTGTCGCCTTCCGGCACTTGAAGCATTGTTGTCCATGGCGGATAAACAGCTGGTGCAAGCCATACTTGAGGTGATCCGGCACTTTCACGTCGCAGTGTCTGAAGCAGTCCTCAGCATTCGCTTTCTCCGGCACCCAACCGAGCCAGCGACAGAACCGGTGGACATGCGTGTCAACTGCAAAGCAGGGCATGCGAAGACAAAAGAGTGTAACGCAGGCAGCACTTTTGATGCCAATACCGGGATACTGGACAAGCTTGGCCATGGCCTCGTCTTTGGTGACGGTGTGCATGTGGTCTAGGTTCAACGTCTCTGAGAAGGCGACTTCTCGCTTACCGCCCGTTCCCTTGTTCTCCATTGCCATCTGCGCCATCTCCAACGCAACCATGTCGAGGATTAGCTTGATATGCTTGGCCTTCTGGTTTCCGTTCCCCGAAACCTTGATAGCCTGGGCCAGCTTTTCCTCTGGCTCGCTGGCAACCTTTTCCCAGTTGATGCTTCCGATGCCTGAGCCGTGTTCTCGTAAACCGTACTCTTGAGCTACGTTCCTGATCGCTCGGTCCGCCATGGCCATCAGTGTGTTGCCGCTAATCAGCGTCCGGAGGAGGGCGTCCAATACGCAAGGTACCTCGCCACATCCGGCCTTCTCCAAAGATGCCTTGGGTATTTCCTTGGGTTGCTCTACCTTGCCATGCATGGTTGCCAAGACGCGGTACACATCCTCGCATGCTTCAGAGGTAGGAGCCTGACGATTGGGGTAGGGTGAGAACCCTGGCGTGAACCCCATGGGATTATTTGGGCCCCTTCTCACTGGCATTCTGTAGTCAGGGCTGTCACGGTCCACGGTGGCTATTCTTGTGGCGGTGACCTTGGCTGCCTTCTTGCTGGTCTTGACAATAATATGTCCATTGCCGCTATCGAGGTTTTTGTCGGTTTCTGTATTTGGCCTCTTGGAAGACGACCTGGTACCCCGTCGATCCCGTTCAGTGTGTTCCTCGtctttgtcgtcgtcgtcgtcgtcgtcgtcgtcgtcgtcgtcgtcgttggggGTGTTCACCTCAATAGTGTTATCCAGAGAAGTGCCCATGATGTTCTCTACAGCTTCTGTCGCAGCTGCATCTTTCGTCCGAtccttgatgatggcggaCTGAACCTTGGTCCGGCGTTCGGTCACACCTCGGGTATGATGTACCGAGATATCATCAGGTCTAGTCACTTGTAGGGGCCCTATACTGATCGGCGTCTTCTGCGCCTTCACATCCTCGGTCCGAATCTTTGTAGTTTCGAGCGAAGTTTGACTCTGGCGTTTGGCCACACTTCGCGTTAAATGCACCGGCGCATTGGAAGAACTGCTCAGCGAATCTGGTGTCTCTGGAATTGTACCAGGGGTTGGCAGAACGCCCATGCTAGGAGGCAAGACATCCCGACCACCTATGTACTCAACTAATTAGCAGGCTGAAATCGAGAGCAAAGAAGTGAGCGAACCTTTGAGAGGATGCGCCGGCGTGGCATGTCCCCGCTTCCGTTTCCCTCTCGTCCAGGATTCAGCCTCAACCGAAGCTACAATAGTCTCAGATACATGATCTGGAACAAGGATCGGATTCTGGAGGGGGTTCGCAACCACGATGTGTTCCTCGGTGTTTACTTTGAGCCTCTTGGCGGCTGAACGGGTTTGAATTCTCATCGCAGCGATCGACGCAAGTTGCTTTGTGAGTAGTGTTCCACTTGCTAGCTAGGAAAACGAACAATGATTGTGTGCGTATAGAGTAAGAGCGATCGCTTGAAAAGGAGCGAACAATGGGCGTGGAATGTAAACAGGGAGATACACGTTAAAGTAGCGGGCAACTCTCCCCAAGTGGCAAAAAGGAAGCTGCTGGATGAACGTGCAGGAACAATGTTTCATCGGCACTGTGACATCAAGAGTTCATCTGTAATCCGGTGTTTATTCATGACTGAATGACTGCTAACTATGACAAGGGCTTGGTAATgggaaagcaaaaaaaaaaggcattGGCTGGGTATCTTTGCAACCATGATGAGCAGTTCCCAGAAGTACTAGTGTACTTGCTTTCGCGTTTTACTTTTACAGACTGAAACACCGCACGATGTTAGCAGAAGTTCAGCAACGCAAAGTGTGATACATCGAGGTATGAGATATCCAAAGATTCAGATAACATTTTTCTCCGCAGCAGAATGCTAGGCAGTCAAGGTTTTGATAATTGTCAAAACATCATGGAAAGGGAGGTagttgatgatggaaaaagaaattggTAGCTCACCCTTAGTATAGATGCCTTGGCTTTACAAGGCTGTTCTCAGCTGCATGTCTTTGGCAGCGCAATACATACATGTATTGTTGTTTGCATATCCAAAGATCAAGAGCTCAAAGTTGCGTCCGGGAGAGGGAAAATGGGAATGGAGGTGAACGACAGAAGCAAGTTGAAGTTTGCGAAAATTGAACGTGAGCGGGAGTGGGGGCGCAATCGGTGGGGCCGGCACCGGGATGTTCCGAGGCGGCATTACTGcgtacactacctctacgacATTTGGCTTGGTCCTGATTTACCCCTAACCCTCGCCAGCGTGGGCATGGATCAGGGCATCGCGTTCTTGCCAGTCTCGCAACTCCAAGCCCGTATTAAAAACCAGTCGCTGTCGGTCCCAAAGAAGTGCGCCTTGGTCGAATGCTACGATGATCCTGAGCCATGCTGAGAAGCGTGCAGAGAGATTCCGCAGTCACCAAGGTATGGGTCAACAGCTGACGAAAATGACCTAAGGCCTGAGCGAAAGCACCGATGATTCACCTCCAACTCACCCAAAATCTCCTTTGAGTCCCAGAAAGAAACATGATGGCTCGTTCTAGAAATGTAGCCGTGGAGGTATCCATTGACTTTCCGTGTTCTTCAAGGGGCAAACATCTCCCATATCCCCATAACCTTTGACTTTGTTTGGAACGCTTAGTCTCAGGTATTCGCTACCAACATAGATCGCATCACTCCTCAATATGAAGACCTTCCATCCGATATTCTGTTTGCAAACAGCCCAGCCGTGAGACCATCGGGTTAGATTACGATTGCTGTGGCCACGGGAAATAAATCTCATCTTCTGATTCATCCCTTTTCCAAGGTCTACTGCCTGCCTCACGGATCGACTTGCGTGCTTATTTCGGATTCTTTGCGTGGTGGTTCATCCATCTCGGCGTCTATAAAGCTTGGCCGTCCCTGGACTCTTTCTGGATTTCACCCACAGCAGGTATCACTGTCACTACTCTCTCGTGAGCCTTGTTCTTGTGTGAAATCCCTTCTCGTTCCAACATCTTGATGACATTCAGTTCTTGTTCACCCTGCACCTTTCTTTCCTGTCACACTACGATCGTACGGTAAAACGGATATTTGTTCGCCATTCAGAGGGTCGGATTATAACATCGAGGCGGACTACGTCTTCTAGCAACATTTCAACCTTGACGAAGTGGATTGGGCGCCACTCTGCTTCAGTAAGTTTGCTCGAAATATAtcgtcctccttcctctttgacCCTCAAATCTTTCTCACTCTCAACATCACCTCACACGTTCCCCGCATTGCTTGGATAGCTTTTGCCATCCGCCACCACTCTCCATATCTGTAGTTGCCGACCAGCTAACCCTCTTCCTAGTCAACTGACGAATCGTCACATACCGACTGTCACTCCGCGTCCTACATTCCCGCTCAGCAACATCTACCCCCCCTCCGCAGAATGGCCGAGCAAAACCCCTTTGTTAtagacgacgaagacgacgtcATTCAAAtccatgatgaagaagaggtcgAGGAGGAAGTCGCTGAGGTTATCGATATTACAGAAGACGATATCGAACCCTCCGAACTTGACAGGGCCTTCGGATCAAGACCCAAAGAGGAGACTCTACCTTCTTTGTTATTGCGCGACCAGGGCTTCATTGTACGACCAGGGATGACCGTCGAATTGAAGGCACCCATCGGCAGATTTGCGATAAGCTTTGTCCGGGTTAATTCGATAGTAAAGGTTCGGCAAGCTCACGTGAACAACGTTACGATAAGAGGCCACGGGTTCACTAGAGCCAAGGAGATGAACGGAATGTTGCCAAAGCAACTCAACGAATGCTGTTTAGTAGCATCAGTTG includes the following:
- a CDS encoding helix-hairpin-helix domain-containing protein, with amino-acid sequence MRIQTRSAAKRLKVNTEEHIVVANPLQNPILVPDHVSETIVASVEAESWTRGKRKRGHATPAHPLKGGRDVLPPSMGVLPTPGTIPETPDSLSSSSNAPVHLTRSVAKRQSQTSLETTKIRTEDVKAQKTPISIGPLQVTRPDDISVHHTRGVTERRTKVQSAIIKDRTKDAAATEAVENIMGTSLDNTIEVNTPNDDDDDDDDDDDDDKDEEHTERDRRGTRSSSKRPNTETDKNLDSGNGHIIVKTSKKAAKVTATRIATVDRDSPDYRMPVRRGPNNPMGFTPGFSPYPNRQAPTSEACEDVYRVLATMHGKVEQPKEIPKASLEKAGCGEVPCVLDALLRTLISGNTLMAMADRAIRNVAQEYGLREHGSGIGSINWEKVASEPEEKLAQAIKVSGNGNQKAKHIKLILDMVALEMAQMAMENKGTGGKREVAFSETLNLDHMHTVTKDEAMAKLVQYPGIGIKSAACVTLFCLRMPCFAVDTHVHRFCRWLGWVPEKANAEDCFRHCDVKVPDHLKYGLHQLFIRHGQQCFKCRKATRPGTKEWREAPECPLEHLLDRGKGGDHGDG